CTCACAATTTAAGTTGAACTCAATTCCGCCTATATCGGCTTCTGTAAGAAAAAATTGAACCGTCGCCGCTGATCTCCATCGACGCCGTCCAGCATTCACTAAATAGTGGGCTTTTTTCCTGAAATGGCAATGACATGGGTTTCGAAAACCCGACTCCTTGGATGCCATGGCACAAACATACCTTTTTTTGACCCTATCCCAGGTCTTGACCGCCATCTGCCTGGACTTTCGCGGGTACGAGCCGCAGACCATGTTGTTTTGCGAGGTGCTGCGCGCCCTGGACGCACCGGGCGTCAAGTATAGACGCGAACCCGGCAAGGCGGGCTTGTGGTTGTCGTATGGGAACCAGGGTAAACTGCGCTGGCTGGAGGGAGAGGCGCTGGTCGACTTCATGTGCCGGCAGATCGATAATGCGAACCTGGACCCCGAACATCTGGCCGCCATCTGCCGAATGATCTTCCAGACGCCCTGCCGGGTGGATCGGCATCCAGACACGGGCCAACCGGGCATCGTCGTCCAAACCGACATGGCCGCCTTTCAATGCCGGCAGTGCGGACATTGCTGCCGCCGATTGGATTACCGGGACGGCATGACCCAGGCCGACCTGGAACGGCTGAAAAAAATGGGCCGCAACGACATCCTGGCGTGGGTGCGCACCACGCGAACCGTCCGGGGCGACATCACTCACCGGATCTGGGTCATTCCCGGCACCAATGAATTCGCACCGTCATGCCCTTTCCTGAAGCGAGGCGGCTGCCCGCACCAATGGATCTGCAGCATCCATGACGTTAGACCCGACATCTGCCGGAACTATCCGGTCAGTCGCAAACATGCGCTGATGACTGGATGCCCGGGATTTGATATACACACGCCCGGGCAA
This is a stretch of genomic DNA from Desulfatitalea tepidiphila. It encodes these proteins:
- a CDS encoding YkgJ family cysteine cluster protein, which gives rise to MAQTYLFLTLSQVLTAICLDFRGYEPQTMLFCEVLRALDAPGVKYRREPGKAGLWLSYGNQGKLRWLEGEALVDFMCRQIDNANLDPEHLAAICRMIFQTPCRVDRHPDTGQPGIVVQTDMAAFQCRQCGHCCRRLDYRDGMTQADLERLKKMGRNDILAWVRTTRTVRGDITHRIWVIPGTNEFAPSCPFLKRGGCPHQWICSIHDVRPDICRNYPVSRKHALMTGCPGFDIHTPGQPAPSGNPPNK